From Syngnathoides biaculeatus isolate LvHL_M chromosome 19, ASM1980259v1, whole genome shotgun sequence, a single genomic window includes:
- the foxh1 gene encoding forkhead box protein H1 isoform X1: MCPPGASSLPQFKDTHLWPPSPNSPPSVLLSERAGSISMTKHWPGHSPMAPPARSHLGDHHLDLSCPPGHVARSSTVLPWSHQHHPAQMVPRHPPPSFSKPAAFPPQEHTSGAFMDDHVGASEPSYGNARDANPKQEADPRETWSGERSKTGARGPKKKNYQRYPKPPYSYLAMIAMVIQRSPEKKLTLSEILKEISTLFPFFKGNYKGWRDSVRHNLSSYDCFVKVLKDPNKPQGKGNFWAVELSCVPMELLKRQNTAVSRQDETIFAQDLAPYILQGHKPESQPAPPTDPVTTFPPTNLSPPQEDLFRPKLDSSFAIDSLLHSLRPNSGSGDVDMCCWGETAQPQLSSPPRPRYASSARSASASSASPASTSSSSSEEDWKGGSLHGKRIFPDGQAVSDGYEEYKPPLHKSARRDAHAPPWELPTSYAKYAPPNAVAPPSMRFSSGPLMPLHGGLPLYGYGSSHVAPGHFLSHSYWPILPTGRVPVQPPPLIMDLDNMLQSVPPNKSVFDALMPPNQNSHYQPPSQYTLQNGSSLNLYPQY, encoded by the exons ATGTG TCCGCCTGGAGCCAGCAGTCTGCCACAATTTAAGGACACACATCTTTGGCCGCCCTCCCCCAACTCCCCACCCTCTGTCCTCCTGTCCGAACGTGCAGGAAGCATCAGCATGACAAAGCACTGGCCAGGGCACAGCCCGATGGCACCGCCCGCTCGCAGCCACCTCGGAGACCACCACCTTGACTTGAGTTGTCCGCCCGGCCACGTAGCCCGGAGCTCCACCGTCCTGCCCTGGAGCCACCAGCACCATCCGGCTCAGATGGTCCCCCGGCACCCGCCACCGAGCTTCTCCAAGCCCGCAGCATTCCCGCCGCAGGAGCACACCAGCGGTGCATTCATGGATGATCATGTCGGAGCATCAGAGCCGTCGTACGGGAACGCTCGCGATGCCAACCCCAAACAAGAAGCTGACCCCCGGGAGACGTGGAGCGGCGAGCGCTCGAAGACCGGCGCAAGAGGCCCGAAGAAGAAGAACTATCAGCGGTACCCCAAACCGCCGTACTCGTATCTCGCGATGATTGCCATGGTGATCCAACGCTCTCCAGAGAAGAAGTTGACTTTATCTGAG ATTCTGAAGGAGATTAGCACCCTCTTTCCATTCTTTAAGGGGAACTACAAAGGCTGGAGGGATTCTGTGCGACACAATCTTTCTTCGTATGACTGTTTTGTTAAG GTGTTAAAAGATCCCAACAAACCTCAGGGCAAAGGTAACTTCTGGGCTGTGGAACTGAGCTGCGTTCCTATGGAACTCTTAAAGAGGCAGAACACGGCTGTGTCTCGCCAGGACGAGACCATCTTTGCTCAGGATCTGGCTCCTTACATCCTGCAGGGCCACAAGCCGGAATCCCAGCCAGCGCCCCCCACCGACCCAGTGACAACATTCCCTCCCACGAACCTCTCCCCACCCCAAGAGGACTTGTTCCGACCCAAGCTAGACTCATCCTTCGCTATTGACTCTTTGCTCCACAGCCTTCGCCCCAACAGCGGCTCAGGGGATGTGGACATGTGCTGTTGGGGTGAGACGGCACAACCCCAGCTGTCGTCCCCTCCGCGTCCCCGCTATGCCTCTTCTGCCCGCAGTGCTTCTGCCAGCTCGGCTAGCCCAGCCTCAACGTCCTCATCTTCCTCTGAGGAAGACTGGAAGGGGGGGTCCCTACATGGGAAGCGTATCTTTCCTGATGGTCAAGCCGTATCAGACGGTTATGAGGAATATAAACCCCCACTACATAAGTCAGCGCGGCGGGATGCTCATGCACCACCTTGGGAGTTGCCCACCTCCTACGCCAAATATGCCCCACCCAATGCAGTCGCCCCACCAAGCATGCGGTTCAGCAGTGGGCCTCTCATGCCCCTACATGGAGGACTTCCTCTTTATGGCTACGGGAGCTCTCATGTGGCGCCGGGTCACTTTCTCAGCCATAGTTACTGGCCCATCCTTCCTACCGGACGGGTTCCTGTCCAACCCCCACCGCTCATCATGGACCTGGACAACATGCTGCAGTCTGTGCCACCCAATAAGAGTGTTTTCGACGCACTAATGCCACCCAATCAAAACTCACATTACCAGCCACCCAGTCAGTACACCTTGCAGAATGGGTCATCCTTAAACCTGTACCCCCAGTACTGA
- the foxh1 gene encoding forkhead box protein H1 isoform X2 has product MTKHWPGHSPMAPPARSHLGDHHLDLSCPPGHVARSSTVLPWSHQHHPAQMVPRHPPPSFSKPAAFPPQEHTSGAFMDDHVGASEPSYGNARDANPKQEADPRETWSGERSKTGARGPKKKNYQRYPKPPYSYLAMIAMVIQRSPEKKLTLSEILKEISTLFPFFKGNYKGWRDSVRHNLSSYDCFVKVLKDPNKPQGKGNFWAVELSCVPMELLKRQNTAVSRQDETIFAQDLAPYILQGHKPESQPAPPTDPVTTFPPTNLSPPQEDLFRPKLDSSFAIDSLLHSLRPNSGSGDVDMCCWGETAQPQLSSPPRPRYASSARSASASSASPASTSSSSSEEDWKGGSLHGKRIFPDGQAVSDGYEEYKPPLHKSARRDAHAPPWELPTSYAKYAPPNAVAPPSMRFSSGPLMPLHGGLPLYGYGSSHVAPGHFLSHSYWPILPTGRVPVQPPPLIMDLDNMLQSVPPNKSVFDALMPPNQNSHYQPPSQYTLQNGSSLNLYPQY; this is encoded by the exons ATGACAAAGCACTGGCCAGGGCACAGCCCGATGGCACCGCCCGCTCGCAGCCACCTCGGAGACCACCACCTTGACTTGAGTTGTCCGCCCGGCCACGTAGCCCGGAGCTCCACCGTCCTGCCCTGGAGCCACCAGCACCATCCGGCTCAGATGGTCCCCCGGCACCCGCCACCGAGCTTCTCCAAGCCCGCAGCATTCCCGCCGCAGGAGCACACCAGCGGTGCATTCATGGATGATCATGTCGGAGCATCAGAGCCGTCGTACGGGAACGCTCGCGATGCCAACCCCAAACAAGAAGCTGACCCCCGGGAGACGTGGAGCGGCGAGCGCTCGAAGACCGGCGCAAGAGGCCCGAAGAAGAAGAACTATCAGCGGTACCCCAAACCGCCGTACTCGTATCTCGCGATGATTGCCATGGTGATCCAACGCTCTCCAGAGAAGAAGTTGACTTTATCTGAG ATTCTGAAGGAGATTAGCACCCTCTTTCCATTCTTTAAGGGGAACTACAAAGGCTGGAGGGATTCTGTGCGACACAATCTTTCTTCGTATGACTGTTTTGTTAAG GTGTTAAAAGATCCCAACAAACCTCAGGGCAAAGGTAACTTCTGGGCTGTGGAACTGAGCTGCGTTCCTATGGAACTCTTAAAGAGGCAGAACACGGCTGTGTCTCGCCAGGACGAGACCATCTTTGCTCAGGATCTGGCTCCTTACATCCTGCAGGGCCACAAGCCGGAATCCCAGCCAGCGCCCCCCACCGACCCAGTGACAACATTCCCTCCCACGAACCTCTCCCCACCCCAAGAGGACTTGTTCCGACCCAAGCTAGACTCATCCTTCGCTATTGACTCTTTGCTCCACAGCCTTCGCCCCAACAGCGGCTCAGGGGATGTGGACATGTGCTGTTGGGGTGAGACGGCACAACCCCAGCTGTCGTCCCCTCCGCGTCCCCGCTATGCCTCTTCTGCCCGCAGTGCTTCTGCCAGCTCGGCTAGCCCAGCCTCAACGTCCTCATCTTCCTCTGAGGAAGACTGGAAGGGGGGGTCCCTACATGGGAAGCGTATCTTTCCTGATGGTCAAGCCGTATCAGACGGTTATGAGGAATATAAACCCCCACTACATAAGTCAGCGCGGCGGGATGCTCATGCACCACCTTGGGAGTTGCCCACCTCCTACGCCAAATATGCCCCACCCAATGCAGTCGCCCCACCAAGCATGCGGTTCAGCAGTGGGCCTCTCATGCCCCTACATGGAGGACTTCCTCTTTATGGCTACGGGAGCTCTCATGTGGCGCCGGGTCACTTTCTCAGCCATAGTTACTGGCCCATCCTTCCTACCGGACGGGTTCCTGTCCAACCCCCACCGCTCATCATGGACCTGGACAACATGCTGCAGTCTGTGCCACCCAATAAGAGTGTTTTCGACGCACTAATGCCACCCAATCAAAACTCACATTACCAGCCACCCAGTCAGTACACCTTGCAGAATGGGTCATCCTTAAACCTGTACCCCCAGTACTGA